From the Pelorhabdus rhamnosifermentans genome, the window TTATTGCAAGTTGTCGGTGGGAGTGTTGAAGTGGCTCATTATGCTCTGCCAGGAACGGCAGAGCTGGCGCATAATGCTGTAAAGTCACTAGGAAATAAGAATGCCGTATTACTTGCAAATCATGGTGTTCTTGGCTGTGGTTCGACGTTGTCTGAGGCACTGCTTTGTTGTGAGCTTGTCGAAAAGGCTGCTCAAATCTATATTTATGCTCAGATGCTTGGCGGAGCTATTTCACTAAGTGAGGACGACATTTCTCAAATGCATGCTTTTTATCAGCAGCATTATCGTCAGCGTCAGGAAGAAGCTAGAAGGGAGGAATAAATATGTCTAGAATTTTAATTAAACAAGCGGAAGTTTTGGATAGTCAGGGCCTGATTTGTCCGGCTGATATCGCCATTGATCAGGGTAAGATTGTTGGGATCGGTAATTATGAATTTTGGTCGGCAAATAAAGTGATTGATGGCAAAGATAAACTAGCCATACCTGGTTTTATTAATACACATACTCATGCAGCTATGACGCTATTTCGCAGCTATGCCGACGATATGTTACTTATGGATTGGCTGGAAAATAAAATTTGGCCGGCTGAAGACAAGCTTACACCAGCTGATGTGTATTGGGGAACCATGCTGGCTATTGTTGAAATGATTCAGTCTGGTACAACAACTTTTTCTGATATGTATTTCCATATGGATGAGGTGGCTCGTGCTGTTGAAGAAAGCGGCATTCGCGGCGTCCTTGCTCGTGGTATGGCAGGCGTGGCGCCCAATGGTGAGCAAGCTTTAAAAGATAGTGAGGACTTTTTTAACAATTGGAATCACAAGGCTAGTGGCCGTATTACTGTGATGCTTGGGCCTCATGCTCCTTATACCTGTCCGCCTGCTTATTTGAAAAAAGTTGTTGCTCTGGCTGATAAGCTGAATGCTCCCATTCATATTCATTTATCTGAAACACAAGGGGAAGTAGCAGATTGTCTGAAAGAGTATGGTCTTTCTCCTATTGCCTTAATGGAACAAGTGGGGATTCTCGATCATCCAGTGCTTGCGGCGCACTGTGTTCATGTGTCTGACGCTGATATTGCCTTAATGAAGGCTCATTCCGTTAAAGTTGCTCACAATCCTGGTAGCAATATGAAGCTCGCCAGCGGCATTGCTCCCGTACCCAAACTGCTTGAACAAGGTATTGTTGTGGGACTGGGTACAGATGGTACGGCAAGTAATAATAATTTGGATATGATTGAGGAAATGCGTCTAGCCGCCCTGCTTCATAAAACAAGTAGTCTCGATCCCTTAGTCATTCCAGCCAAACAGGCCGTGAATATGGCGACGGAACAAGGAGCTAAATGTTTGGGACTGGAAAAGGTCATTGGCACGCTTAAAGAAGGCTATGAGGCGGATGTAGTTCTCCTGGATATGCATAAACCAAACTGGTATCCGCGTCATGACCGTTTGTCCCTATTAACCTATGCAGCTTCAGCGGGGGATGTAGACACAGTCATTGTACAAGGAAAAATTTTGATGTACAAACGCCAGATGACGCATTTAGATGTGGAAAGAATTCTGTTTGAAAATCAAGTAAGAGGGTTACGACTTGTACAAAATTCAGAAAAAAATTCTTGAACAATATTCATTAGCTAGTGCGAGAATGGAGGAAAAGTAAAAATGCGTGCTTTAAACTTTTATTCATCCCATTATCATTCCCAATTGGTGTCAAGACGTAAAAGCTGTACCATCCGCAATGGTGATAAAAGTGCGAAATACCGTGAGGGAGATATTGTGTGGATTACAGTTGGCAAACGTTTTTCACAACGCAAAAAACTCTATTCAGCTGTTATTGATCGAGTAGATGTAAAACCTCTTAATGAACTTTCAGCAGAAGATTTGCAAGGCGAAAGTCAGAGCATTACAAATGTTGATGAAATGATTACGTTTTTACGATCCATGTATGACAAAGATATTATGCCTTCAGATATGGTTAGTGTCGTTTATTTTTCTGAGGTTGTTGAATAACAACCTTTAACGGTAGTATGGACGAGACGAGTCAAAGGTTACTGGATTAGAAAGGTTTTGCATGTTTTTGCAAAACCTTTTTTCCGTCTAATACTTTCCTTCCAAAACAGGATTTTTTATTTCTCTGTGGAATTTGTTTAAAGTACGAAAGTTCTATAAAATCGAGTGTCCAAGGGAGGGTTCATTATGCCAAAACCGGTTTTTCACGAAGAAAGGTGTAAGGGCTGTGAATTATGTACGGTTGTCTGTCCTAAAAAAATTATTGCTTTATCTGATCGAATGAACAGCATAGGTTATCGTATATCCAGTTGCATTGATGAATCGAAATGTATTGGGTGTATGATATGCGCTAAAGCTTGTCCGGATATGGTGATTGAAATTCACAAATAAGAGGGGAGCGAATCAAGTTGGCTGAAAAGGTTTTAATGAAGGGAAATGAAGCAATCGGTGAGGCCGCTGTTGTTGCTGGTTGTCGCCATTATTTCGGTTATCCTATTACTCCACAAACAGAACTTACTGAATATATGTCACGACGGATGCCTCAGGTAGACGGAACTTTTTTGCAAGCCGAAAGTGAAATTGCTGCTATCAATATGGTTTACGGTGCGTCAGGGGCTGGAGCACGGGTGATGACTTCATCATCTAGTCCTGGGATTAGTCTTAAAATGGAGGGTATTTCCTATGCAGCTGGTGCGCAGCTACCTTGCGTAATCGTTAATATGATGCGTGGTGGCCCTGGTCTAGGTAGCATTCAGCCATCTCAAAGCGATTATTTTCAAGCTACCAAAGGTGGTGGTCATGGTGACTATCGACTCATTGTTTTAGCCCCAAATTCTGTCCAAGAATTAGTCGATATGACAATTTTGGCCTTTGATTTAGCTGATGAATATCGTAATCCCGTTATGATTCTTGGTGACGGTGCCTTAGGACAAATGATGGAACCTATTGTATTTCCTGTGATTGATAAAAAGCCCATTGAGAAACCTTGGGCAGCTGTGGGTATGAAGAAAAGGAAAACTCCCAATATTATTAATTCACTGTTCTTAAAACCGGAAAAACTCGAAGAACACAACCAGGTTCTTCAGGCTAATTATAAAAAAATTACAGCGGAACAAGTGCGCTTCGAAAAAGTTTTGACGGATGATGCCGATTTGATTCTTGTTGCGTATGGCATTACATCACGTATTGCGCGAACTGCTATTGATATTGTGCGAAGTGAAGGCTATAAAGTCGGTCTTTTTCGTCCTATTTCATTGTGGCCATTTCCAAGTGCCCCTCTTCAAGAACTAGGCCAATCAGCGAAAGCTTTTTTAACACTGGAGCTTAGTGCCGGACAACTAGTTGAAGATGTCAAGCTAGCTGTGAATGGTGTTCGGCCCGTTCATTTTTATGGTCGGACAGGTGGCATGATTATGTCGCCAAAAGAAGTGGCTGAACAAATTAAGAAGGTTTTGAGCTTTGAAGGAGGGAAATAATATGACTGTCGTTTTTAAACGTCCTGAATCTTTGTTAGATGTTCCTTTTCATTATTGTCCAGGGTGTCATCACGGGATTATTCATCGCTTAGTCGCCGAAATCATTGATGAATTAGGTGTACGTGAAAATACGATCGGTGTGGCCCCTGTGGGGTGTTCCGTCCTCGCTTATGACTATTTTAATGTAGATATGCTTGAAGCGGCTCATGGACGTGCACCTGCTGTGGCAACCGGCGTAAAACGGGTTCATCCTGATTCCGTTGTCTTTACTTATCAAGGTGATGGTGATTTGGCGGCAATTGGTTGTGCTGAAATTATTCATGCTGCTGCACGGGGTGAAAATTTTACCACCATCTTTGTAAATAATGCCATTTACGGCATGACAGGCGGGCAAATGGCTCCGACAACACTAATTGATCAGGTTACGACGACATCACCTTATGGACGTTCCCTACAAAATACAGGCCATCCGATCCATGTTTGTGAACTGTTATCGACAATCGAAAGTGCAGTTTATGTTGCCCGTGTGGCTGTGAATAATCCAGCGAATATGACGAAAGCCAAAGCAGCCATTAAAACAGCGTTTCAACATCAATTAAATGGTGATGGGTTCGCTATTGTGGAAGTGTTATCAACGTGTCCAACCAATTGGGGTATGGCGCCGCTCAAAGCAAATAAATGGTTAGAAGACAATATGATGAAGGTTTTCCCGCTTGGTGTCTATAAGTCATTGGAGGTGAAAAAGGATGTCAAATGATATTGTTTTAGCTGGCTTTGGTGGACAGGGCATTTTGTTAATGGGCCAACTTCTTGCTTATGCAGGAATGATTGAGAATCGGCATGTTTCCTGGATTCCATCCTATGGACCCGAAATGCGCGGTGGTACAGCAAATTGTTCTGTCATTATTGCTGATGAACCGGTAGGATCACCTATTGTTACAGAGCCTAATCTTGTTGTTGCCATGAATTTGCCTTCACTAGATAAATTTGAGCCTGCTCTTCAGTCCGGTGGGATTTTAATTATTAACAGTTCTCTTATTCAAAAGGAAGCCACGCGAAGTGATATTTCGGTATATAAGGTTCCAGCCAATGAACTGGCGCAAGAACTCGGTAATTTGAAAGTAGCAAATATGATTGTATTAGGTGCTATTGTTGCAGCATCTGAGGCGGTCAAAGACGAATCAGCGTTACAAGCCTTTGCCAAGCTGTTCGCCAAAAAGCCACAACTTGTGGAAATTAATAAATTAGCCCTCCAAAAGGGCGCTGAGTATATTAAAAATCAAAAAAAATAGTTTTTATAGCAAAGAAGCTATTTCGTTGTTTATGATAACGAAATAGCTTCTTTGCGCTGTGAAAGGGGGCAGGATTTTTATCAAATCATAGCGAAAATATAACCATTGATATTATAGAGGTGGCGGTCTTTTCTTGGATAACCAATTACATGCTGAGATCATTCCATTTATCGTTTCACAGGTTCCCTCCGCATTGCTAGTTATTAATAAAGAGGGTATAATTACTGAATTTTTTATGTCAAAATTAACAAAAAAACGTTGTGAAAATATCATTGGAAAAAATTTTTGTCATGTCGTGAGAAGGCTTTTTTCGAGTGAAGCATTACATATTCTTGACGCTTATGACCAAACTAAAAAAAATGGTATGCCACAAATGATTTGTTGTCATGAACATACTACGGTATACGATTTAAAAGAGTATTTTTCTTGGAAGTTTCAATTAAAATCAGCAAGTATCATTGTTTTTATTCGCGATATTACAGAATATACGTTACTTGAACAAGAATTTAATGAACTTGTTGAACAGCAGCAAAAGGTTACGCAGGA encodes:
- a CDS encoding ASCH domain-containing protein, which produces MRALNFYSSHYHSQLVSRRKSCTIRNGDKSAKYREGDIVWITVGKRFSQRKKLYSAVIDRVDVKPLNELSAEDLQGESQSITNVDEMITFLRSMYDKDIMPSDMVSVVYFSEVVE
- a CDS encoding 3-methyl-2-oxobutanoate dehydrogenase subunit VorB encodes the protein MAEKVLMKGNEAIGEAAVVAGCRHYFGYPITPQTELTEYMSRRMPQVDGTFLQAESEIAAINMVYGASGAGARVMTSSSSPGISLKMEGISYAAGAQLPCVIVNMMRGGPGLGSIQPSQSDYFQATKGGGHGDYRLIVLAPNSVQELVDMTILAFDLADEYRNPVMILGDGALGQMMEPIVFPVIDKKPIEKPWAAVGMKKRKTPNIINSLFLKPEKLEEHNQVLQANYKKITAEQVRFEKVLTDDADLILVAYGITSRIARTAIDIVRSEGYKVGLFRPISLWPFPSAPLQELGQSAKAFLTLELSAGQLVEDVKLAVNGVRPVHFYGRTGGMIMSPKEVAEQIKKVLSFEGGK
- a CDS encoding amidohydrolase yields the protein MSRILIKQAEVLDSQGLICPADIAIDQGKIVGIGNYEFWSANKVIDGKDKLAIPGFINTHTHAAMTLFRSYADDMLLMDWLENKIWPAEDKLTPADVYWGTMLAIVEMIQSGTTTFSDMYFHMDEVARAVEESGIRGVLARGMAGVAPNGEQALKDSEDFFNNWNHKASGRITVMLGPHAPYTCPPAYLKKVVALADKLNAPIHIHLSETQGEVADCLKEYGLSPIALMEQVGILDHPVLAAHCVHVSDADIALMKAHSVKVAHNPGSNMKLASGIAPVPKLLEQGIVVGLGTDGTASNNNLDMIEEMRLAALLHKTSSLDPLVIPAKQAVNMATEQGAKCLGLEKVIGTLKEGYEADVVLLDMHKPNWYPRHDRLSLLTYAASAGDVDTVIVQGKILMYKRQMTHLDVERILFENQVRGLRLVQNSEKNS
- a CDS encoding 2-oxoacid:acceptor oxidoreductase family protein, which encodes MSNDIVLAGFGGQGILLMGQLLAYAGMIENRHVSWIPSYGPEMRGGTANCSVIIADEPVGSPIVTEPNLVVAMNLPSLDKFEPALQSGGILIINSSLIQKEATRSDISVYKVPANELAQELGNLKVANMIVLGAIVAASEAVKDESALQAFAKLFAKKPQLVEINKLALQKGAEYIKNQKK
- a CDS encoding thiamine pyrophosphate-dependent enzyme; this translates as MTVVFKRPESLLDVPFHYCPGCHHGIIHRLVAEIIDELGVRENTIGVAPVGCSVLAYDYFNVDMLEAAHGRAPAVATGVKRVHPDSVVFTYQGDGDLAAIGCAEIIHAAARGENFTTIFVNNAIYGMTGGQMAPTTLIDQVTTTSPYGRSLQNTGHPIHVCELLSTIESAVYVARVAVNNPANMTKAKAAIKTAFQHQLNGDGFAIVEVLSTCPTNWGMAPLKANKWLEDNMMKVFPLGVYKSLEVKKDVK
- a CDS encoding 4Fe-4S dicluster domain-containing protein, which translates into the protein MPKPVFHEERCKGCELCTVVCPKKIIALSDRMNSIGYRISSCIDESKCIGCMICAKACPDMVIEIHK